In Rosa chinensis cultivar Old Blush chromosome 1, RchiOBHm-V2, whole genome shotgun sequence, a genomic segment contains:
- the LOC112199522 gene encoding putative disease resistance protein At3g14460: protein MTFVKLENCKNCRFLPPFGQLPCLKSLWIKGLASVESVDAKFYGECSLPFPVLEDLKFEDMQNWKEWLPCKRDEEIQDFSCMEKLSVLSCPKLKGWLPKNVDSLSELYIVECEELVVSIANYKHVHKLCINGCKRVVHRSGVKFELLEDIELSSIPEFILKIDGFIRGLTNIQRLRITGCEELTCLWENKDTWLQCRISNIIGGNISHSPSHFIQELRALKSLVLTGCSNLIFFPEAGWPPCLEYVKMESLKDAGELESCLEGLEITECASLTSLSGKGGRLPRAFKYLLISDCEQLESIIETFHEDTCLEDLRIEKCANLKSLPEGLCHLSTLRKLLILECGSLVSFSRGGLPSNLIDLDIFICDKLEALPKGMDNLSSLQTLTLGYCGGLASILEEGFPPNLINLQIVNPKSCKPLSEWGLHHLDRLTSLIELDISGVDPDLVSFPPKEVLLPKSLIKLHIGEFPNLKRLSSSFQSLTSLESLSICYCPKVASIIPEQEDHLPLSLTQLRIYGGCPLLTKKYQPGKGRHWPKEIAHIPYVYVGYFKDEARADRCQQHMPMEFISHTPPSPSN, encoded by the exons ATGACGTTTGTGAAGTTAGAGAATTGTAAAAATTGTCGATTCTTACCTCCTTTTGGCCAGTTACCTTGTCTGAAAAGCCTTTGGATAAAAGGACTGGCCAGTGTTGAAAGTGTGGATGCTAAGTTTTATGGAGAGTGTAGCTTGCCTTTTCCAGTGTTGGAAGACCTAAAGTTCGAGGATATGCAAAATTGGAAGGAGTGGCTTCCTTGCAAAAGAGATGAAGAAATTCAAGATTTCTCGTGCATGGAAAAGCTTTCCGTCCTTAGTTGCCCCAAATTGAAAGGTTGGTTGCCCAAGAACGTGGATTCATTATCAGAGCTGtatattgttgaatgtgaagaGTTAGTGGTTTCAATCGCCAATTATAAACATGTACATAAGTTGTGCATCAACGGTTGTAAAAGGGTGGTGCACAGAAGTGGAGTTAAGTTTGAGTTACTGGAGGATATTGAGCTCTCAAGTATTCCAGAGTTCATACTCAAAATAGATGGGTTCATCAGAGGATTAACAAATATTCAAAGATTGCGGATTACTGGTTGTGAAGAGTTGACATGTTTATGGGAGAATAAGGATACATGGCTGCAGTGTCGGATTTCTAATATTATTGGAGGCAACATCTCTCACTCCCCTTCTCACTTTATTCAAGAGCTAAGAGCACTCAAGTCACTTGTGTTAACTGGATGCtcaaatctaattttttttccagAAGCTGGTTGGCCACCTTGTCTTGAATATGTAAAGATGGAGTCGT TGAAGGATGCTGGGGAGCTAGAAAGTTGTCTGGAGGGCTTGGAGATTACAGAGTGTGCATCTTTGACATCCTTATCAGGCAAAGGAGGCCGACTACCCAGAGCATTCAAATATCTTTTGATAAGTGACTGTGAACAATTGGAGTCAATAATCGAAACATTCCATGAGGACACTTGTCTTGAAGATCTTAGGATAGAGAAGTGTGCAAATCTCAAATCCTTACCAGAGGGGCTATGCCATCTCTCCACTCTTCGCAAGTTACTTATACTCGAATGTGGAAGTCTCGTTTCCTTCTCGAGAGGAGGGTTGCCATCCAACCTGATAGACTTGGATATCTTCATTTGTGATAAATTGGAAGCCCTCCCCAAAGGCATGGACAACCTCAGCTCTCTTCAGACTTTGACGTTGGGATACTGTGGAGGTTTGGCATCCATTCTAGAAGAGGGTTTCCCACCCAACCTAATTAATCTTCAAATTGTCAATCCCAAAAGCTGCAAGCCTCTCTCAGAGTGGGGGCTTCACCACTTGGACAGACTCACCTCTCTTATAGAATTGGATATCTCCGGTGTAGATCCAGATCTGGTGTCCTTTCCGCCAAAGGAGGTGCTGCTCCCTAAATCTCTCATTAAACTCCACATTGGAGAATTCCCAAATCTTAAGCGCCTGTCATCATCTTTTCAATCACTCACCTCTCTTGAATCCCTTTCAATTTGTTATTGTCCGAAGGTAGCATCTATTATTCCAGAACAAGAGGATCATCTGCCTCTTTCACTTACACAGCTTCGCATCTATGGGGGCTGTCCGCTGCTCACAAAGAAATATCAACCTGGTAAAGGACGACACTGGCCCAAAGAAATAGCCCACATCCCTTATGTTTATGTTGGATACTTCAAGGACGAAGCCAGAGCCGACCGGTGCCAACAGCACATGCCTATGGAGTTCATTTCCCATACACCACCATCGCCATCAAACTAA